One window of the Conexibacter sp. SYSU D00693 genome contains the following:
- a CDS encoding antibiotic biosynthesis monooxygenase: MYVSMSRLRVEDDRVDELVEAFRGRARLVEGHEGFVDLQVWRSDRDRTEVLMVSRWRDRAAFTAYMRSVDHRTSHDRVPGDLQAAIRLERLDHLHTFEVVAE; encoded by the coding sequence GTGTACGTGTCGATGTCGCGGCTGCGGGTCGAGGACGACCGCGTCGACGAGCTCGTGGAGGCCTTCCGCGGCCGCGCGCGGCTGGTGGAGGGCCACGAGGGCTTCGTCGACCTCCAGGTCTGGCGGTCCGACCGCGACCGCACCGAGGTGCTCATGGTCTCGCGCTGGCGCGACCGTGCCGCCTTCACGGCGTACATGCGCTCGGTCGACCACCGCACGTCGCACGACCGTGTGCCCGGCGACCTGCAGGCGGCGATCCGGCTCGAGCGCCTCGACCACCTGCACACCTTCGAGGTCGTCGCCGAGTGA
- a CDS encoding B12-binding domain-containing protein, protein MHAEPQGALDGLLEGYVDALLTPDPALARALVVDACSAGVPAQRLYLEVLAPAMEEVGRRWEQARISVAQEHLATQVTQTVLATLVGRLEEDGDVAADRGTAVVAGTPGELHALGLSMVRDFLEVDGWTVHCLGPDCPTGALVELVERQAPDVVALSTALPQHLLAAGAVFAALRRLPAPPLLVAGGRAYAGDEARARAVGADLLAADPRALVLELRARAAAR, encoded by the coding sequence GTGCACGCCGAGCCGCAGGGTGCGCTCGACGGGCTGCTCGAGGGCTACGTCGACGCCCTCCTGACCCCGGACCCGGCCCTGGCCCGGGCCCTCGTCGTCGACGCCTGCTCGGCCGGCGTGCCCGCACAGCGCCTGTACCTCGAGGTGCTCGCCCCCGCGATGGAGGAGGTCGGCCGCCGCTGGGAGCAGGCGCGGATCTCCGTCGCCCAGGAGCACCTGGCCACGCAGGTCACCCAGACCGTGCTCGCCACGCTCGTCGGCCGCCTCGAGGAGGACGGCGACGTGGCGGCCGACCGCGGGACGGCGGTGGTGGCCGGCACGCCCGGCGAGCTGCACGCGCTCGGGCTGAGCATGGTGCGCGACTTCCTCGAGGTCGACGGCTGGACGGTGCACTGCCTCGGACCCGACTGCCCGACCGGCGCGCTCGTGGAGCTCGTGGAGCGGCAGGCGCCCGACGTCGTCGCCCTCTCGACGGCGCTGCCCCAGCACCTGCTGGCCGCCGGCGCCGTCTTCGCCGCGCTGCGTCGCCTGCCGGCACCGCCGCTGCTCGTCGCGGGCGGGCGCGCGTACGCGGGTGACGAGGCGCGGGCCCGCGCCGTGGGCGCCGACCTCCTGGCCGCCGACCCGCGGGCGCTCGTGCTCGAGCTGCGCGCCCGCGCGGCGGCGCGATGA
- a CDS encoding SpoIIE family protein phosphatase: MTAGTDLGVLRDLLWETGAVLAAEVDDQGTVMAASPAFEAWAGRELQGAPLADVLAGPQRPALEAALREAGTGWTRLTVGLLDGGATQAEDHRLHVTRAGQGALLVVAEPAAGERDALVEQVLALNDDLIAAQRAGHRRERDLQRAQADARVAADRVRQLEGIVLAGLSAPDLDGVIDALLDVARRVLGVEEAAVLLRSEEGGPLRAVGGGRPGDAGTALAELVLATREPQLGERPDGGALAAVPLVLEDEVAGVLVVGTAPGGTLGADGVALLVRVGDRAALALGTARLRSRERRIGETLQRSLLPERLPRLDGVELCARYLPRARGVHVGGDFYDAVATPDGRAVLALGDVAGKGLHAAAIMGQVRSALRAYALVAPGPGDVLELLDRFVAQGEAMATAVCVELSADRRSARIATAGHLPPLRAPAAGGAETIVVPVSPPLGLDHGARAEAVVELAAGDRLVLVTDGIVERRGTGLEDRLAELVAVVAGAPPSLPALCEHLLDVLSPDAGREFDDDVALLTARVG, encoded by the coding sequence ATGACGGCCGGCACGGACCTCGGCGTCCTGCGCGACCTGCTGTGGGAGACCGGCGCGGTGCTCGCCGCGGAGGTCGACGACCAGGGCACCGTCATGGCCGCGAGCCCGGCCTTCGAGGCGTGGGCCGGACGCGAGCTGCAGGGCGCCCCCCTGGCCGACGTGCTCGCGGGACCCCAGCGCCCGGCGCTCGAGGCGGCCCTGCGCGAGGCGGGGACGGGCTGGACGCGGCTGACCGTCGGCCTCCTCGACGGCGGCGCCACGCAGGCCGAGGACCACCGGCTGCACGTCACCCGCGCGGGCCAGGGGGCGCTCCTCGTCGTCGCCGAGCCGGCGGCGGGCGAGCGCGACGCGCTGGTCGAGCAGGTCCTCGCGCTCAACGACGACCTCATCGCCGCCCAGCGCGCGGGCCACCGGCGCGAGCGCGACCTGCAGCGGGCCCAGGCGGACGCCCGGGTGGCCGCCGACCGCGTCCGCCAGCTCGAGGGGATCGTCCTCGCCGGCCTGTCGGCGCCCGACCTCGACGGCGTGATCGACGCGCTGCTCGACGTGGCCCGGCGGGTCCTGGGCGTGGAGGAGGCCGCCGTGCTGCTGCGCTCCGAGGAGGGCGGGCCGCTGCGCGCCGTGGGCGGCGGGCGCCCCGGCGACGCGGGGACCGCCCTGGCCGAGCTCGTCCTCGCCACCCGCGAGCCGCAGCTCGGCGAGCGCCCGGACGGCGGCGCGCTGGCGGCCGTCCCGCTCGTGCTCGAGGACGAGGTCGCGGGCGTCCTCGTGGTGGGCACGGCGCCGGGCGGCACGCTCGGCGCCGACGGCGTGGCGCTGCTGGTGCGCGTCGGCGACCGGGCGGCGCTGGCCCTGGGCACCGCCCGGCTGCGCAGCCGCGAGCGGCGCATCGGCGAGACCCTGCAGCGCAGCCTGCTGCCCGAGCGCCTGCCGCGCCTCGACGGCGTCGAGCTCTGCGCCCGCTACCTGCCGCGCGCCCGCGGCGTCCACGTCGGCGGGGACTTCTACGACGCGGTGGCGACGCCCGACGGCCGGGCGGTCCTCGCCCTGGGCGACGTCGCCGGCAAGGGCCTGCACGCCGCCGCGATCATGGGCCAGGTGCGCAGCGCGCTGCGGGCCTACGCGCTCGTCGCCCCCGGTCCGGGCGACGTGCTCGAGCTGCTCGACCGCTTCGTGGCGCAGGGCGAGGCGATGGCGACCGCCGTCTGCGTCGAGCTCAGCGCCGACCGGCGCAGCGCCCGCATCGCCACCGCCGGGCACCTGCCGCCGCTGCGCGCGCCGGCGGCCGGCGGTGCCGAGACGATCGTCGTGCCGGTCTCGCCGCCGCTGGGCCTCGACCACGGCGCCCGCGCGGAGGCCGTCGTCGAGCTGGCGGCCGGCGACCGCCTCGTGCTGGTCACCGACGGCATCGTCGAGCGGCGCGGCACCGGGCTGGAGGACCGCCTGGCGGAGCTCGTCGCCGTGGTCGCCGGCGCCCCGCCGTCGCTGCCCGCGCTCTGCGAGCACCTGCTCGACGTCCTCTCGCCCGACGCCGGGCGCGAGTTCGACGACGACGTGGCGCTGCTGACCGCGCGGGTCGGCTAG
- a CDS encoding ATP-binding protein produces the protein MIRTLDIPRDLQAPARARTELDSLRGTLTEQTFNDTRLLLSELVTNSVRHGAGDEVRIVLDVRGDDHVRCEVVDDGDGFVPTARTKPDTEAGGWGLALVERLSAEWGVREGSTHVWFELRPAGREPA, from the coding sequence GTGATCAGGACGTTGGACATCCCGCGCGACCTCCAGGCGCCGGCCCGTGCCCGCACGGAGCTCGACAGCCTGCGCGGCACCCTCACGGAGCAGACGTTCAACGACACGCGGCTCCTGCTCTCGGAGCTCGTGACGAACAGCGTGCGCCACGGCGCGGGCGACGAGGTCCGCATCGTCCTCGACGTCCGCGGCGACGACCACGTGCGCTGCGAGGTCGTCGACGACGGCGACGGGTTCGTCCCGACCGCCCGCACCAAGCCCGACACCGAGGCCGGCGGCTGGGGCCTGGCGCTCGTCGAGCGCCTCAGCGCCGAGTGGGGCGTGCGCGAGGGCAGCACCCACGTCTGGTTCGAGCTGCGGCCCGCCGGCCGCGAGCCGGCCTAG